In Lutra lutra chromosome 5, mLutLut1.2, whole genome shotgun sequence, a single genomic region encodes these proteins:
- the TMEM167A gene encoding protein kish-A, producing the protein MSAIFNFQSLLTVILLLICTCAYIRSLAPSLLDRNKTGLLGIFWKCARIGERKSPYVAVCCIVMAFSILFIQ; encoded by the exons tctGCCATTTTCAATTTTCAGAGTCTGTTGACTGTAATCTTGCTGCTTATATGTACCTGTGCTTATATCCGATCCTTGGCACCCAGCCTCCTGGACAGAAATAAAACTGG ATTGTTGGGTATATTTTGGAAATGCGCCAGAATTG GTGAACGGAAGAGTCCTTACGTTGCAGTATGCTGTATAGTGATGGCCTTCAGCATTCTCTTCATACAGTAG